The following coding sequences lie in one Mycobacterium gordonae genomic window:
- a CDS encoding WS/DGAT/MGAT family O-acyltransferase: MNNVLDLVDQTFFRLEQAAGVGQCVWVYNRPVDIDGLRRFHHQLLQGRLARSIERSPLPFGRHRWVSQRGPSALEIVETPRPRAQFEAWLSEQVCTPLDAEFGPGWRLAVLPFSDGGAGVSLVLSHCLTDGVGGATAVAEAACGQVSPVRWPNAGSRTRWRALRQDARQAARDLPAVCRAATAAARFARRNRGRSAAILPAPIFAADERHTVPVTTVFVDAEEWAARAHALGGTSNTLFAAVAVRLAHRVGRVARDGTVAVAIPVNERTAEDTRANAVTMVNITIDPALAACDLRVIRAAVKHALTGYRDLPDERRTLLPLIPFVPRRLTRRLVGVATGGAANVVVASNLGAAPAALGRPDGTDADYVAVRSLYPDLTAAMLQQLGGLLSLHAMTVDRRVAISVLGYQPGQPNSNTELTQRISSVLREFSLIATTYDDVITTKGSRP, translated from the coding sequence ATGAACAACGTCCTTGACCTGGTCGACCAGACCTTCTTTCGCCTCGAACAAGCTGCCGGAGTGGGCCAGTGCGTCTGGGTGTACAACCGCCCGGTCGATATCGACGGTCTGCGCCGGTTCCACCACCAGCTACTGCAGGGACGACTGGCGCGCAGCATCGAACGCTCACCGTTGCCGTTCGGCCGCCATCGGTGGGTGTCCCAACGCGGGCCTTCCGCGCTCGAGATCGTCGAGACACCCAGGCCGCGTGCCCAATTCGAGGCCTGGCTGAGCGAGCAGGTCTGTACTCCCCTAGATGCCGAGTTCGGACCGGGATGGCGCCTGGCGGTCCTGCCATTCAGCGACGGCGGCGCGGGAGTCAGCCTGGTCCTCAGCCACTGCCTCACCGACGGTGTCGGAGGGGCGACGGCGGTGGCCGAGGCGGCGTGCGGCCAGGTGTCACCGGTCCGCTGGCCTAACGCCGGATCACGCACCCGGTGGCGTGCGCTGCGTCAGGACGCTCGACAAGCCGCGCGCGACCTACCCGCCGTCTGCCGGGCCGCGACCGCCGCAGCCCGGTTCGCCCGTCGCAACCGCGGGCGGTCGGCAGCAATTCTCCCAGCACCGATCTTCGCGGCGGACGAGCGTCATACCGTGCCTGTCACAACGGTTTTCGTCGACGCAGAGGAATGGGCAGCGCGCGCGCACGCGCTGGGCGGAACCAGCAACACATTGTTCGCGGCGGTGGCGGTGCGGCTCGCGCACCGGGTCGGACGGGTGGCTCGGGACGGCACGGTCGCCGTCGCGATACCGGTCAACGAGCGCACGGCCGAGGACACCCGGGCCAACGCCGTCACGATGGTGAACATCACGATCGACCCGGCGCTGGCGGCCTGCGACCTGCGCGTCATCCGCGCAGCCGTCAAACATGCGCTGACCGGCTACCGGGACCTGCCCGACGAGCGGCGGACATTGCTGCCCCTGATCCCGTTTGTGCCGCGGCGACTCACCCGCCGGTTGGTCGGCGTCGCCACCGGCGGCGCGGCCAACGTGGTCGTCGCGTCCAACCTGGGCGCGGCGCCCGCGGCCCTCGGCCGGCCCGACGGCACCGACGCCGACTACGTCGCGGTGCGCTCTCTCTACCCGGATCTGACCGCTGCGATGCTGCAGCAACTCGGCGGACTGCTCTCGTTGCACGCGATGACGGTGGACCGTCGGGTGGCCATCTCGGTGCTCGGCTATCAGCCGGGCCAGCCGAACTCCAATACAGAATTGACACAGCGGATCTCGAGTGTCCTGCGGGAGTTCTCACTCATCGCCACGACATATGACGACGTCATCACGACGAAAGGTTCCCGACCATGA
- a CDS encoding condensation domain-containing protein, with product MVALGTINEWQPPSGMVTTWTATPAARAAARMASRSTLAPSYQREQHLRSAHAAQESGHVLPRLMVVAWNIAGTCNIAAMTKAINTHVRRHDSYHDWFEFDGEMIVRRRIDNPEVIAFHPVEFGAMGTDQIRHHALTTTPNTLEWGCITFGVVQHAGYFTFYTSVDHLYIDGMSAGLIFFDIHLSYDALTHESPQRPAAPQIASYRGYAARQHERMAGLTPTSPEIRDWISFMQGTDGHWPRFPLPLGDVDATTVGDFLTVELLDAAGTESFDATCQAAGARFSGGVLACAAQAEHDLTGATTYYGFTPYDTRTPGLDSLTVGWFASLVPISVSVGTGSFSRMARAAQQSFDAAKRLAGIPFDRVLELAAPDQLVDAPHERSESMVSFIDVRKLPLAPLFEQTNFGAYGDNLSRGGVNIWITRHADKTTATISFPDNPVARRSVRRYLSALTDAFTRIVAPATSKWLDDVAQHANSGQGIPVISLPAGRA from the coding sequence ATGGTGGCATTGGGCACCATTAACGAATGGCAACCACCATCTGGGATGGTTACCACCTGGACGGCGACCCCCGCGGCGCGTGCCGCGGCACGGATGGCCTCACGCAGCACATTGGCTCCGAGTTACCAACGCGAGCAACACCTTCGCTCTGCCCATGCGGCACAGGAATCTGGTCACGTCTTGCCCCGGTTGATGGTCGTGGCCTGGAACATCGCCGGCACCTGCAACATCGCCGCCATGACAAAAGCTATCAACACTCATGTTCGTCGTCACGACAGCTACCACGACTGGTTCGAATTCGACGGTGAAATGATCGTTCGCCGGCGCATCGACAACCCCGAGGTCATTGCATTCCATCCCGTCGAATTCGGGGCAATGGGCACCGACCAGATACGCCACCATGCGCTGACCACCACACCGAACACCCTGGAGTGGGGTTGCATCACCTTCGGCGTTGTCCAGCACGCCGGTTACTTCACCTTCTACACCAGCGTCGACCATCTCTATATCGACGGCATGTCGGCCGGATTGATCTTCTTCGATATCCACCTGTCTTATGACGCGCTGACCCACGAATCACCACAGCGCCCGGCCGCGCCGCAGATCGCCAGCTACCGGGGCTATGCCGCCCGCCAACACGAGCGGATGGCGGGCCTGACGCCGACGTCGCCGGAGATCAGGGACTGGATCTCGTTCATGCAGGGCACCGATGGCCACTGGCCCCGCTTCCCCCTTCCGCTGGGGGACGTCGACGCCACCACCGTGGGCGACTTTCTGACGGTAGAACTACTGGACGCCGCCGGGACGGAGTCATTCGACGCCACCTGCCAAGCTGCCGGAGCCAGGTTCAGCGGCGGTGTCCTGGCCTGCGCGGCGCAGGCCGAGCATGACCTGACCGGGGCGACGACCTACTACGGATTCACCCCGTACGACACCCGTACTCCCGGCCTGGACTCGCTCACCGTCGGCTGGTTCGCCAGCCTGGTACCCATCAGTGTGTCCGTCGGCACCGGATCCTTTTCCCGGATGGCCCGCGCCGCACAGCAGTCGTTCGACGCTGCCAAGCGGCTGGCCGGCATCCCGTTCGACCGGGTGCTCGAGCTGGCTGCGCCCGACCAGCTGGTTGACGCGCCCCACGAGCGTTCGGAGTCGATGGTCTCGTTCATCGACGTGCGTAAGCTGCCACTGGCACCGTTGTTCGAGCAAACGAACTTCGGCGCCTACGGCGACAATCTGTCTCGCGGCGGGGTCAACATCTGGATCACCCGGCACGCCGACAAGACCACCGCGACCATCTCCTTTCCGGACAATCCGGTCGCGCGCAGGTCGGTGCGCCGCTACCTGTCGGCGCTGACCGACGCGTTCACCCGCATCGTCGCTCCCGCCACCTCGAAGTGGCTGGACGACGTTGCCCAGCATGCGAATTCGGGACAGGGCATCCCTGTCATCAGCCTGCCGGCAGGGAGGGCGTGA
- a CDS encoding PE family protein — MSYLFTTPDVVSAAVGDLTTLGSSIDAARAAAAGSTNGILAAGADEISAAVAELFGDHGHAFQALSRQLSAFHSQFVQTLNASVTAYASAEATNAVGFAAADPRLELFGVLIGGNGADGSASSPNGANGGLLWGNGGAGYTQPGSSGVTGGNGGNAGLFGNGGRGGGGGYGAAGGQGGAGGWLFGNGGAGGTGGAAIAGFNGGAAGNGGAGGSAVLIGSGGPGGQGGAGLAGTGMTTPHNGTAGLGDGGSAHAGGPGKFVGGTGHVGSAGSLGEVGGGGGTGGAAGSSGSTNSLFVATGGAGGQGGTGGVGSDAGAAGVGGTGGHGGAGGSAGALAGDGGAGGQGGAGGTGGAGGTGATGGVGGTGGAATVSSTYPTSVGEATGGVGGTGGTGGTGGVGGTGGVGGAGGNGGRGGMLFGNGGAAGQGGAGGLGGVGGAGGAGGGGGAGGDASAAGSTATLQSTGGNGGTGGSGGAGGVGGTGGAGGAAGTAGAGGVFGFAGTNGTGGAGGQGGQGGASGAVGPGSVVGGSASGGTATAGGTGANGTTGSAGNQGASGANG, encoded by the coding sequence CCTCGGGTCGTCGATCGATGCGGCACGAGCGGCAGCCGCGGGTTCCACCAACGGAATCCTGGCCGCGGGTGCCGACGAAATCTCGGCCGCGGTCGCGGAGTTGTTCGGCGATCACGGCCATGCCTTCCAGGCGCTTAGCCGACAGCTGTCGGCCTTCCACAGCCAGTTCGTCCAGACGTTGAACGCAAGCGTCACCGCTTACGCCAGTGCCGAGGCGACCAACGCGGTCGGCTTCGCCGCGGCCGACCCCAGGTTGGAACTGTTCGGAGTGCTGATCGGCGGAAATGGGGCCGACGGCAGCGCGTCAAGTCCCAACGGCGCCAACGGTGGCCTGCTGTGGGGTAACGGCGGGGCCGGTTACACCCAGCCGGGCTCCTCCGGAGTGACCGGCGGCAATGGCGGAAACGCCGGCCTGTTCGGCAACGGCGGACGCGGTGGCGGCGGCGGATATGGCGCGGCCGGCGGTCAGGGCGGTGCCGGCGGGTGGCTGTTCGGCAACGGGGGTGCCGGCGGCACCGGCGGCGCTGCGATCGCCGGTTTCAACGGCGGGGCCGCGGGCAACGGGGGCGCCGGTGGCAGCGCGGTCCTCATCGGCAGTGGCGGTCCCGGCGGCCAAGGCGGTGCGGGGCTGGCCGGGACCGGTATGACCACTCCGCACAACGGCACCGCCGGCCTTGGTGATGGGGGCAGCGCCCACGCGGGAGGCCCGGGCAAGTTCGTTGGAGGTACCGGTCACGTCGGCAGCGCCGGTTCCCTCGGCGAAGTGGGTGGCGGGGGCGGCACCGGCGGTGCCGCAGGGTCCTCGGGCAGCACCAACAGCCTTTTCGTCGCCACCGGCGGTGCCGGTGGCCAGGGCGGCACCGGCGGCGTCGGCAGCGACGCAGGTGCCGCCGGCGTCGGCGGAACCGGCGGCCACGGTGGTGCCGGCGGCAGCGCGGGAGCGCTGGCCGGCGACGGCGGAGCGGGTGGGCAAGGCGGCGCCGGCGGAACCGGTGGCGCCGGGGGAACCGGCGCGACGGGCGGCGTCGGCGGCACCGGGGGCGCCGCGACCGTCTCCAGCACCTACCCGACAAGCGTCGGCGAGGCTACCGGCGGGGTCGGCGGAACCGGTGGGACGGGCGGAACCGGTGGGGTGGGCGGCACCGGCGGAGTCGGGGGCGCGGGCGGCAACGGCGGCCGCGGCGGCATGCTGTTCGGCAACGGCGGAGCCGCGGGCCAGGGCGGGGCAGGCGGCCTCGGCGGAGTTGGCGGCGCCGGAGGCGCCGGTGGAGGCGGCGGCGCCGGCGGTGATGCCTCGGCAGCAGGAAGCACCGCAACTCTCCAGTCCACGGGCGGCAATGGCGGTACCGGGGGGAGCGGCGGCGCCGGCGGGGTCGGCGGGACGGGCGGAGCGGGCGGCGCAGCCGGTACCGCAGGCGCCGGGGGCGTGTTCGGCTTCGCCGGCACCAATGGCACCGGCGGGGCCGGTGGCCAGGGCGGTCAGGGCGGTGCGTCCGGGGCAGTCGGCCCTGGATCTGTCGTCGGTGGCTCTGCCAGCGGAGGCACCGCCACCGCCGGCGGTACCGGGGCCAACGGCACCACCGGAAGTGCCGGCAACCAGGGTGCATCCGGCGCGAACGGCTGA
- a CDS encoding class I SAM-dependent methyltransferase, whose protein sequence is MPSDYVYDQSFAEERTRLGAMESLWDPGTQALLDELGLGSSEKPWRCLEVGAGGGSLLHWMTGRGATVVAVDIDTRFIESLASDRIEVRRLDIRTDELPEGQFDLVHSRLVLEHLPDRRQIIERLAATLRPGGWMVIEDLDWTAFGFDAVDTQLDRVTDAILAFMQQSGFEPRYGRRVVADLAAAGLSEVRGDGRARVIDSSTAGFDFFRLSFESLRAAVVEAGLIASEDADAATARFGGDIRVFTPIMMAGIGRRPVA, encoded by the coding sequence ATGCCGAGCGACTACGTCTATGACCAGAGCTTCGCCGAGGAACGCACCCGGTTGGGCGCCATGGAAAGCCTGTGGGACCCCGGCACCCAGGCGCTGCTCGACGAGCTCGGCCTAGGCAGTTCCGAAAAGCCTTGGCGTTGCCTGGAAGTCGGTGCCGGCGGTGGGTCACTGCTGCACTGGATGACCGGTCGCGGCGCCACCGTGGTGGCCGTCGACATCGACACCCGCTTCATCGAATCACTGGCCAGCGACCGCATCGAGGTGCGGCGCCTCGACATCCGCACCGACGAACTGCCCGAAGGCCAATTCGACCTCGTGCACTCGCGGTTGGTGCTTGAACACCTGCCGGACCGGCGACAGATCATCGAGCGCCTGGCCGCGACATTGCGCCCCGGTGGATGGATGGTGATCGAGGATCTGGATTGGACGGCGTTCGGCTTCGACGCAGTCGATACCCAACTCGACCGGGTCACCGATGCGATCCTGGCATTCATGCAGCAGTCCGGCTTCGAACCACGATACGGCCGCCGGGTGGTCGCCGATCTTGCCGCCGCCGGGCTGAGCGAGGTGCGAGGCGACGGGCGGGCACGGGTGATCGATTCCAGCACAGCGGGTTTCGACTTCTTCCGATTGTCCTTCGAAAGTCTGCGCGCCGCAGTGGTCGAGGCCGGGCTGATCGCGAGTGAGGACGCCGACGCCGCGACTGCCCGCTTCGGCGGAGACATCCGGGTATTCACCCCGATCATGATGGCCGGAATCGGACGACGGCCCGTGGCCTGA
- a CDS encoding MMPL/RND family transporter, giving the protein MWKRSPALHTSMPAGVFAVLGRVAVRAPWLVIAGWVVVVAALATAVTPLTTVVESRPLQPLPASAMAAADQMAKDFGESAQNLLLVVLTDDRGLQPADEDTYRKLAATLRSQTDDVEGVQDVITTPALRAFLASADHKAIYLAVSLKAPAGSPESSQAYQRIAQIATRSTAGSSLTAAVTGQAAMVGDMSILTTHDMHIIEIATAVLVLLILMAIYRRPMTVLLPLLTIGISVAAAQGVVSGLAQLGLGVSALTVALMTAMIVGAGTDYAVFLISRYHEHIRAGNDSDQAVCKALSSIGEVIAASAATVAVTFLCMVFTRLPAFTSIGPALAVSIAIAFFAAVTLLPAILLLAGRRGWVAPRPGLTDRMWRRSAVAIVRRPKAHLVVSLTVLITLAGCAALLRPTFNDRLQLPQSAPSNVGFATMAAHYSTNALLPQYIYVRSHHDLRTSRALADLDQMAQRVSQLPDIAAVRGITRPDGQPLDQAKLSVQAGAVGSKLADASTQISDKTDDLDALTNGADQLAASLAQVRDQIRGASGPVAEMTSTLNGAQQQLTAAANLLENLRRLANGAVTTGSVAGAGNPLLDVLANSPFCADDTTCRAHLVPSAMQNLQAAVQNASAVLTTAENNLRTAGAGAAGITQRIAQLQSAADKLADGSQQLARGVRTLVEQTKRMGSGMNQAADLLLSMKRDAAQPDMSGMYIPPKVLTSEDFKNAARMFISPDGHSVRYLVETKLDPFSPAAMNQVASIVDTARGAQPNTSLADASISMVGTTAMYATMRAYYDRDVTLIVIATLIVVFLILVALLRALVAPLYLIVSVVISYLSAVGLGVVFFQFVLHQAIYWNVQATAFIVLVAVGADYNLLLITRIREEAASGIRSGIIRAVRSTGGVITSAGIIFAASMFGLMFGSMSTMAQTGFIIGAGLLVDTFVVRTITVPAMAALLGPANWWPTRTPRAGLGQHTAGAANPVPASGEWDDSDYLSSVATNCCMGVLAIP; this is encoded by the coding sequence ATGTGGAAACGCTCCCCCGCTTTGCACACCTCGATGCCGGCCGGCGTGTTCGCGGTGTTGGGTCGTGTCGCCGTGCGCGCGCCCTGGTTGGTCATCGCCGGCTGGGTGGTCGTCGTCGCGGCGCTGGCCACCGCCGTGACACCGCTGACGACGGTGGTCGAAAGCCGACCCTTGCAGCCGTTGCCGGCCAGCGCGATGGCGGCGGCCGACCAGATGGCCAAGGACTTCGGTGAGTCCGCACAGAACCTGCTGCTCGTCGTCCTCACCGACGATCGGGGTCTGCAACCGGCCGACGAGGACACCTACCGGAAGCTGGCCGCCACACTGCGCAGCCAGACCGACGACGTGGAGGGTGTGCAGGATGTCATCACCACACCCGCGCTGCGCGCTTTCCTGGCCAGCGCCGATCACAAGGCGATCTACCTGGCCGTCAGCCTCAAGGCGCCGGCCGGGTCCCCGGAGTCGTCGCAGGCCTACCAACGGATCGCGCAGATCGCCACCCGTTCGACAGCCGGGTCGTCGCTGACCGCGGCCGTGACGGGACAGGCGGCGATGGTCGGCGACATGTCGATCCTCACCACTCACGACATGCACATCATCGAGATCGCCACTGCCGTCCTGGTGCTGCTCATCCTGATGGCGATCTACCGACGGCCGATGACCGTGCTGCTGCCGTTGCTCACCATCGGCATTTCGGTGGCCGCCGCGCAAGGCGTGGTGTCCGGCCTGGCTCAACTCGGACTCGGGGTCTCGGCGCTCACGGTTGCGTTGATGACGGCGATGATCGTGGGAGCCGGCACCGATTACGCCGTGTTTCTGATCAGCCGGTATCACGAGCACATCCGCGCCGGCAACGATTCCGACCAAGCGGTGTGCAAGGCGCTGAGTTCCATCGGTGAAGTCATCGCGGCGTCGGCGGCCACCGTCGCCGTCACGTTCCTGTGCATGGTGTTCACCCGGCTGCCCGCATTCACCAGTATCGGTCCCGCGCTTGCGGTTTCGATCGCGATCGCGTTCTTCGCGGCCGTCACCTTGTTGCCCGCCATCCTGCTGCTCGCCGGCCGGCGGGGCTGGGTGGCCCCTCGACCGGGGCTGACCGACCGGATGTGGCGGCGGTCCGCCGTCGCGATCGTGCGCCGCCCCAAGGCCCACCTGGTGGTCAGCCTGACGGTACTGATCACCCTGGCCGGCTGCGCAGCATTGCTGCGCCCCACCTTCAACGACCGCCTGCAACTGCCGCAATCGGCGCCCAGCAACGTCGGCTTCGCCACCATGGCGGCTCACTATTCGACGAATGCGCTCCTGCCGCAGTACATCTACGTCCGTTCGCACCATGATCTGCGGACATCGCGGGCACTGGCCGACCTCGACCAGATGGCACAACGAGTGTCCCAGTTGCCCGATATCGCCGCGGTGCGTGGCATCACCCGGCCCGACGGCCAGCCGCTCGATCAGGCCAAGCTCAGCGTTCAGGCCGGTGCCGTGGGCTCGAAGTTGGCGGACGCCTCGACACAGATCAGCGACAAGACCGACGACTTGGATGCGCTGACCAACGGTGCCGACCAACTTGCCGCAAGCCTTGCCCAGGTGCGCGACCAGATCCGCGGAGCCAGCGGACCGGTGGCAGAGATGACCAGCACGCTCAACGGAGCGCAGCAGCAGCTCACCGCGGCGGCCAACCTGCTGGAGAATCTGCGCAGGCTCGCCAACGGCGCCGTCACGACGGGCAGTGTCGCCGGGGCGGGAAACCCACTCCTCGACGTGTTGGCCAACAGCCCGTTTTGCGCTGACGACACGACGTGCCGCGCGCACCTGGTGCCGTCGGCGATGCAGAACCTGCAGGCCGCGGTGCAGAACGCGAGCGCCGTGCTGACGACGGCGGAGAACAATCTGCGGACCGCGGGCGCCGGAGCCGCCGGCATCACCCAGCGGATCGCACAGCTGCAGTCAGCGGCCGACAAGTTGGCCGATGGCAGCCAGCAGCTGGCGCGCGGAGTGCGAACCCTTGTCGAGCAGACCAAGCGCATGGGCTCAGGCATGAATCAGGCGGCCGATCTCCTGCTCTCGATGAAGCGGGATGCGGCGCAACCCGACATGTCGGGCATGTACATCCCGCCCAAGGTGCTCACCTCCGAGGACTTCAAGAACGCCGCACGGATGTTCATCTCCCCGGACGGGCACTCGGTGCGCTACCTGGTAGAGACGAAGCTGGACCCGTTCAGCCCCGCGGCGATGAACCAGGTCGCCTCGATCGTCGACACCGCGCGCGGCGCCCAGCCGAACACTTCGCTTGCCGATGCGTCGATATCTATGGTCGGCACCACCGCGATGTACGCCACGATGCGGGCCTACTACGACCGCGATGTCACGCTGATTGTCATCGCGACCTTGATCGTGGTCTTCCTCATCCTGGTGGCGCTGCTGCGCGCGCTGGTGGCGCCACTGTATTTGATTGTTTCCGTGGTCATTTCGTATCTTTCGGCGGTCGGACTGGGGGTGGTCTTCTTCCAGTTCGTGCTGCACCAGGCGATCTACTGGAACGTGCAGGCGACGGCATTCATCGTTTTGGTGGCGGTAGGGGCGGACTACAACCTGCTGCTGATCACCCGCATCCGCGAAGAAGCGGCGTCAGGCATTCGCTCAGGCATCATCCGCGCCGTCCGCTCGACCGGCGGCGTCATCACCTCGGCCGGCATCATCTTCGCCGCATCGATGTTCGGCCTGATGTTCGGCAGCATGTCCACCATGGCGCAGACGGGCTTCATCATCGGCGC
- a CDS encoding non-ribosomal peptide synthetase — MSDVLDLYDQTQFLGQQATGATNLLQCFWLYHRDVDVDGLRRFHRQLSRGPLARNVERSPLPFGRHRWVAPRRDCELAISETPRPRAQFESWLAEQANVALDAEHGPGWQLAMLPFAEGGAGLSLVVTHCLTDGVGLCTALADAACGRPSPIRWAAAGSRSRWQALRQDAGQALRDLPAIGRAVVVAARAARRQQDSAAPAPGYATDERVTLPTVTLFVDAEQWDARAVALGGTSNTLLAGFAAGLAQRVGRLATDGTVALTVPVNERTADDTRANAITNVDLAVDPRPTTTDLRPLRGAIKHALIRSATSTNERWKLLPLAPLLPHWLVRRWVGLSASGAASVIASNLGALDTDAMCPDGTEADYFAMKSLAPGATSAIMNRLGGLLTVLSGRTRQHVFVSVLAYQQGRSNSTTELRQHLSDVLSDFMLTADELSQLATKEASRP, encoded by the coding sequence ATGAGCGACGTTTTGGACCTGTATGACCAGACCCAGTTCCTCGGCCAGCAGGCAACCGGAGCCACGAACCTCCTGCAATGCTTCTGGCTCTACCATCGTGATGTCGATGTCGACGGGTTGCGGCGGTTTCACCGCCAACTGTCCCGTGGACCGTTGGCCCGCAACGTCGAACGATCCCCCTTGCCGTTCGGCCGGCATCGCTGGGTCGCGCCGCGCCGGGACTGCGAGCTGGCGATCTCCGAAACACCCCGCCCGCGTGCTCAATTCGAATCCTGGCTGGCTGAGCAGGCCAATGTGGCGCTGGATGCCGAACACGGCCCCGGATGGCAGCTGGCAATGCTGCCCTTCGCCGAGGGCGGTGCGGGGCTGAGCCTGGTCGTCACGCATTGCCTCACCGACGGCGTCGGACTGTGCACGGCGCTGGCTGACGCGGCCTGCGGCCGGCCCAGCCCGATTAGGTGGGCGGCCGCCGGCTCCCGGTCACGGTGGCAGGCGCTGCGCCAGGACGCGGGTCAGGCCCTGCGCGACCTGCCGGCCATCGGGCGCGCGGTCGTCGTCGCAGCCAGAGCGGCTCGGCGACAGCAGGATTCGGCCGCACCAGCGCCGGGCTATGCGACCGACGAGCGCGTCACGCTCCCCACTGTGACACTCTTCGTCGACGCCGAGCAGTGGGACGCTCGCGCTGTTGCGCTCGGCGGCACCAGCAACACGCTGCTAGCCGGTTTCGCGGCCGGCCTCGCGCAACGGGTCGGGCGCCTGGCCACCGACGGAACCGTCGCGCTGACGGTGCCGGTGAACGAACGCACGGCCGACGACACCCGCGCGAACGCGATCACCAACGTCGACCTCGCGGTCGACCCCCGTCCGACGACGACCGACCTGCGCCCCCTGCGGGGCGCGATCAAGCACGCGCTGATTCGATCGGCGACGTCGACCAACGAGCGCTGGAAGTTGCTGCCCCTGGCTCCCCTGCTGCCGCACTGGCTGGTGCGGCGCTGGGTCGGACTTTCGGCCAGCGGCGCGGCCAGCGTGATCGCCTCCAACCTCGGGGCGCTCGACACGGACGCCATGTGCCCGGACGGCACTGAAGCCGACTACTTCGCCATGAAGTCACTGGCCCCGGGCGCGACCTCGGCGATCATGAACCGGTTGGGCGGGTTGCTCACGGTGCTGTCGGGCCGTACACGGCAGCACGTCTTCGTCTCGGTCCTCGCCTACCAGCAGGGCCGTTCCAATTCCACGACCGAACTACGCCAACATCTTTCGGATGTGCTGAGCGACTTCATGCTCACCGCGGACGAGCTGTCTCAGCTGGCTACCAAGGAGGCATCCCGGCCATGA